CTGCATAACTCCTTCGTAACCTAAATTTTTAACGATTTGTGGATGCGTAAAAGTTTGGACATAGCGCCAATAATTCGTACCGTCAGGATGACTAGTTAAGGTTTCTAGCTCAGGAAAAGTAAACTGTAATACGCGGTGTAACCGGTTCTTAGCTGAAACCAAATCATGAGTTAATTGCTCATAAAAACGACTCATGGCACCTAACTGCTTATAGTTAGGGTCTTGTAGATAAGTTGGTCCGCGATGATAAATAAACTGTGAGTAAGCTAAATCTTTAGCATCGCGGCGATCAGTTTTATTGCGTCTAAATTGATCTAATTGCTGTTTGGCTTTAAGTGGGTTAAGCATAGTGTAGCGATAATGATATTGGTTAAGAAAAGCCTGCAATCTGCAAGAATAAACCCCAGTTGCTTCAAAGACAATCTGTGGTTGTTGGTGATAAAATTCTAATTCATCAAGTAGCTGCTGAAAACCAATGGCATCATTGGTGATATTAAACTGTTTAATGACTTGCTTATTAAGCATGATACAAACAGCAGATTTACGACTGCTCACGTCAATTCCCACTACAACTAAATTATTCATCTTCAAATACCTCCAACTAACTTAATTGTGCAGGGTAGAAGTTACAAGCTAAACTATATCTAATTTTCTATACCGGACATCAAGTGCCAACATACTACGAAGAGATTTAAGTTTAACTGATGAAGCTGTCAGTTTTATTTAGGGCGTCAAGTACTAGGTACAAGCGTCAAAAGTAACTAGGGCATATTAACTTCAACCCTGCTTCAATTTTAAAACAAAGAAAAAGCAGTGAATCAATATTCCGTCGAATATTGACCCACTACTAGGTTAGTATGTTTTATTTTCTTTGACGTACTTTTCTAACCGTTTTAGACCTTCTTCAATCTGATCTAAAGCTACTGCATAAGAGAACCTAACATAGCCTGCCCCACCTTTGTCAAAGCAAGAACCTGCAGTAACGGCAACATGAGCCTTATCAACTAAATCATAAATAAATTTATTATCATCTTGTTCTAAGCCAGCCGGAATTTTGGCAAAAATGTAAAAGGCACCATTAGGCTTAACACAGTCAAATCCTAATTTAGTTAGACCATTATACAAAATATCACGGCGCTTCTGGAATTCAGCTTTCATCGGTTGGGCATCATCCATGCCATTTTTAAAAGCCTCTTCAGCAGCATCTTGCATTGGTGTAGGTTCAGTTGTTACCACTGCCTGATGGACTTTAGCAATTTGTTCCAAAATTTCTTTAGGAGCACAAGTTATTCCAATCCGATAACCTGTCATTGCCCAAGCTTTTGACACACCATTCATTAAAATGACTTGATCATGTAGTGATTTTTCCATTGAAGCATGTGGTTGATCATAATTAAGTTCGCTATAAATCTCGTCGCATAAAGCAAAGATCGGTTTATCACGAATCACATCTGCCAAGGCATCAAGCTCTGCTTGGCTATACATTACCCCAGTTGGATTAGTTGGATAGTTCATTACCAGTAATCGAACTCGATCACCATATTGTTCCAATACCTGTTGTAATTTTTCTGGCGTCAACTTGAAGTTATCAGTAGAGGTATCAATCTCCACAATTTCAGCTCCGGAATTAAGAATCCCCAAGTCTCCCATATACATTGAAAATAATGGTGTCGGCACAACCATCACATCTCCAGGATTAAGCGTGGCAACTACCGTATCAAAAATCGATTCAGTCACGCCAGTGGTAACCAATACTTCGGTTGCTGGGTCATACTTTTGACCGTATTTTTTAGCCAAAAACTCACTAGCAGCAGTCCGCAGACCCATTGTCCCGTTAGAAGGAGCATAGTGAGAATGATTATCATCAATTCCTTTTTTAGCAGCTTCCTTAATGTGATCTGGCGTATTAAAGTCTGGTTCACCCAAAGTAAACTTTACTACATCAGGAATTTTACTGGCATAATCTGAAAATTTCAAAATTGGATTTGAAGGAGCATCAGCTAAGCCTTTTTTCATGTAATTAATTAATTCAACCATTTTATTCACCGAACTTTCTTTATTAGTTTAGTAAATTATACAATTAATAACGTAATTTTTCTACCAGTATTTTTTAATTTTTAACTAATAGTTTCTTTAACAGCATCAATAAAAATTGTTCTAACAAAAAAAGCTTTAAGCAATTAACTGCTTAAAACTTTTTTAATAATTATTCAGCTTGCGCTTGTTTTTGATACTTAGGTAGCTCACTTTCATCACAAAAGACAAAATGCCCTGGGACCACCTCTCTTAAGCGTTGATCTGTTGAGCGATTTTCAATACTAGCATCATATGACAATCGTTGACGCTGACGCTCAACTTCTGGATCAGGCAACGGAACTGCCGATAACAGACTTTTAGTATATGGATGCAATGGATGATTGTACACAATATCCGCATCGCCTAATTCCATCAATTGTCCATGATGCATGACGGCAATTCGGTCGCTAATAT
This DNA window, taken from Lactobacillus sp. ESL0684, encodes the following:
- a CDS encoding aminotransferase class I/II-fold pyridoxal phosphate-dependent enzyme, which produces MVELINYMKKGLADAPSNPILKFSDYASKIPDVVKFTLGEPDFNTPDHIKEAAKKGIDDNHSHYAPSNGTMGLRTAASEFLAKKYGQKYDPATEVLVTTGVTESIFDTVVATLNPGDVMVVPTPLFSMYMGDLGILNSGAEIVEIDTSTDNFKLTPEKLQQVLEQYGDRVRLLVMNYPTNPTGVMYSQAELDALADVIRDKPIFALCDEIYSELNYDQPHASMEKSLHDQVILMNGVSKAWAMTGYRIGITCAPKEILEQIAKVHQAVVTTEPTPMQDAAEEAFKNGMDDAQPMKAEFQKRRDILYNGLTKLGFDCVKPNGAFYIFAKIPAGLEQDDNKFIYDLVDKAHVAVTAGSCFDKGGAGYVRFSYAVALDQIEEGLKRLEKYVKENKTY